A region of the Uranotaenia lowii strain MFRU-FL unplaced genomic scaffold, ASM2978415v1 HiC_scaffold_36, whole genome shotgun sequence genome:
atagttttgaaaaaaaaacccattaaaCTCATAAAAAACTACTAATTGTACAACtatacaaacgaaaaaaaacttaaaggaaCTGTCGTTTTCAATGTTTCTGTGCCgataaaaaactcaatttttctgTCAACTGATTCACTTTATGTACAACTACTATTACTATTAGAAAATAAGAAGTTCTACTACAAGTATTCTACAATTAAACCTGAGAACAGtcattttcacagtttttaacTAACATACACACTTACTCATacatacacaaacacacacgcacacactaCACCTAGCACTAAATTAACACAGAACAAACTCACCGTTGTAGCTAATAAGTTAATTGATAACAAGACATTAACAAAGAATTTTCGTGTAGGACTGAATAACGAAAGATGAAAAGAAAAACCGAAACAAGTTGAACATGTGCAATGTGCTATTTATTTCTTTTGCGCTACGAAAAGGCTCAATATATTTCTAAGGAATAAACCAAacgacaaaatcaaaaataaaatcttagaaGGCATCAGTTTCCACTGCATTGTTCACTTATGTTGAGAATCGAGAGAATTCGCGAAATTTTTTAACGTTGGtagtgaaaaatcgaaaaagaaaacCAACACTCTAAGTCAGCTGATAAAAATATACAATAGTAAAAAAAGTGAAGGAAATGGATAAATGTATGTGCCTGtggttaaaaatataaatacaaaTCGAATCTACTAAAAATGAATGAGAACCAACCATTATACTATATGACAAAGAAAAGTGGTACcattttaagagaaaataatACGTCGCGTTATTTGCGGATAAAATGCTAGTCTCTTGTTCTAGTTTAGCACCATCTGATTAACATTCATCTCTGATTAACGTTTAGTAGAAAATATTTCCCTACATAGAATATGAGTtcagtgtttttattttcaatttcacattCCAAAACAGGAACTGAGAGATATTTTTTCGTAATGGCTTTGCAAAAAGGGAAAACTGTTGTTCCCATCCCTACGAAATGTCCGGACCACAAATCGTATTTTGAGCTTTCCAGGAATTGTAAAGTGAGCACTTTAGTGCTTTTTGAAATTAAGTTCCATTGACACACGAATGAGCAACTAGATTAACGATGTATTCGAACGATTCAAACTAATCGAAAACGGTTGTATTGCAGTTTCAACTGAAATTGAACAGGTTCCAAATGATCCATTTAATGCAGCAAATCAGCCAGAATATTGAAattatatcgatttttttttaaacaagaacAGAACAAATAAAAACGGAAATTTCGCCGACGAAAGTGTCGAAAACAAAGTCTATACATATATTTATCGTATATTTGTAGGGGATaagagtaaattttaaaaagcccGAAATAAAAACTAGAGTGAGTTTAATCCATGCTTGTTTTAAAGCTTCATTTATCCGAAAATTCGCGTACAAACTGACTCAAGATTAAagtattctcttttttttattcactttccCTTAGAAATTCTTTTTAGTTAGGGACTCTAAATCAGGAAAAAGCATTTACTAGAAATATCATTAATATTCTCTACCTACATTTTATCTTACAAACATGTATTTCCATCTTTCGCTCATATAGCTACCATAATTATAAACCTATTTAAAGTATTTTCTTTCATCTTTGATGAGACAACAGTTTATGATTATCTCGTTTAACAAGTCGTCAGTTGTCGTAATATCGTTTCTTCATGGCGCGGTACTTGCGCAAGCTGTACAAGGCTTCAATTTCTTTGACCACGTACTCCCCGAGTCCGATCGCCTTCTCGATCTTGGCAGGATCGGTTTCGCCGCTTTGTCGCTTGAAGGCATTGTAGCACTTTTGTCTGAACTTATCCGGTCCGCCAGGATAATCGCGACCCAGGTACTGGAGCTGTGTGTTATGGGAATTCTTTATCAGCAATATAGAACCATGAACTTGCACAAACTTGGAACAGATATTACCCTCTTGTACAAATCGAGAACACGTGTTCTGCTTGAAGACATTATTGGTTTTATGTGGAATgttcgaaatttaattttaaaaaaatctaacaggATACAGTAGTTTCCTTCTATGTTACGAAATCTGATAAGAAACAAGGAAACAACAATTGCAACAATCCATCAAAACAACGTAAAAGCAAATGAACCAATGAACTTGACAGAGGTAAACTGATTCGttcatttaacatttttagaTACTGGGATGCCAGGAGCACAGCTAAGCCTGTGACTCAACCTCTCAACTGATAATATTTTAGGCATTTCAAGTGTTCGTAGCATGTAttgatattattatttttaagtttaagaatTTTCGTGATGGCTCCCTAGTAGCTGTGGTTTCATTAAAATACTGGTTCAAGACTGATTAtttgtttcataaatttttgaaacactcTAATAATTTCATGAAGTAATTAGAatgagagagatgagagagTTCATTCAAGAATTTATTAATGAATGGAATGAATTGATTCCGTGAGAGAGAAAAAAGCGTCGGCGTCCTTCGGTGGGAGGGAGGAAGAAgcgaaataacaaaaaaggcaGAAGAGCCCGTATACGTTGTTGTATACACAAAACAGTAATACAACACCCAACAACGGTACGGTTAGTGTTCAAGCCAAGCTAGGCACAAACGACTATTAAAGTCATAGGTTCTGTAATCTGTGAAACGGGACGAcaatttttcagtttcagttcccAAACAAGCACTCGAAAGAGAAGCTAAGTGCAGAAATAAACGTACGTCgacaaaaaaatatcacaaaagttGTGAAATTCATTTAGTTTGTGACgaacaaatcaaaagaaaatgttacaaaaTGGAGCCTTAATTGAACTGGAAAAACTCGAGCTGTAAGTACGAATAATTAGATACGTATTATCAAagatattatattattattatgcTTATCAGAAGGAATCAATTTATTAAGCTGTCGATTATGCTTTTCAATTCTTTAAAGTCCCACGGAAAGAATCGCATTCTGTCGGCTTTGTCTAGCCAGGGACAATCTTGTCCAATTGGTTCCATCTGCTGTGACTGAGAATTCCGTCAACTGTTCTGCTTCTGCTGACGATGGCGAAAATGATGTGGGTCAAGATGACGACACCAGAAATGTTCTACCGAAGAAAACGACTCAGCTGATTGAGTTGGTATTTGAATGTACCAACATTAGGGTAAGTGTGTTGAACTCTTTCATTCAGTCTCATCTGCTTTCCTGTTGGCAATATTCTGATAAGAACTCTGAGGTCAAGTCATTTACTGGTATTTATAGCCGTTGTTCGATTGTCCAAGAAAGCCATTTAAAGAAGCGTCGTCGGCTCATTGACCCTTATTGACGTCTCGAaaagcaaaattcaattttgttcgtACATCAACAAAACAGTAACAGTGCTCTCCGATTTGTTGGTGACGTTACACAAAAAAAGTTGAGGAGGTGGTAATTTAGCTACAACCGCTAAACATAGAATTacgcaatttttttcttgtcaatAAGTGAACTTTTGTTGTATTCTCGTAATGATCAACATGTGACAGTGTCAAAATGGCAATATCTGACTGTATGACAATTTTCAACAATATGACAAAgtctgatcatgcaacataattcgaccatgtgacataatccaactaTGTGATAGTCGACCATGCAAAAAAATCGACCAAGTGACAAtatcggactatgtgacataatcctaTCACGCAACATcatcggactatgtgacataatccgatcatgcaacatcatCGAACCTtttgacataatccgatcatgcaacataatctgaccagGTGACATAAtatgaccatgcaacataatcggaccttgtgacataatccaatcaTGCAATATAATCGGACCAAATGACATAATtagatcatgcaacataatcgaccatgtggcaTAGTTCGATTACGCAACATAataccatgtgacataatcagatcatgcaacataatctgaccatgcaacataatcgactaTGTGGCATAATCTGACCATTCAACAtgatcggaccatgtgacacaaTCCGACCATggaacataatcggaccatgtgacataatccgaccgtgcaacataatctgactaTATTGCAATCGGAccatgttacatttttttttgtacaggaTTTTCACCCTTTGGTGATTCATCCCTACATAAACCCCTAAACCGAGTCGACCGACGAGCCCTTTCTTTTATACCTTTAGTAGGcaggaaaaatcaaaatccatCAAGAGGCAGGGCTTccgtgttttcttttttttactcttttatttattttggctTGGGGATGACTtcataatcctttagatgtGATGTCCGTTAAAGAGGCTATTTTCGTGACAGCGAAATTCGTTCacaaattccaatttttccCAATATAGTGTTGCAGTAAGACTTAATTCTACgccataatttttaaaaggctTTCAATTAACTagctgtaaacaaaaaaaaacttctacttaacaatttcaaaaatccaaCAATGTATAATGTAAAGCTTTCCATTAACTTTagtttttaagattattttacaTTAACTTTTAGATACTTATGTATATTCACGACTTAAcgtaatttttctaaatataatATTCCAATTTTGCAGCTCTCGCCCGAAGATGAACCTGGTTGTTCTATTTGCGGTGGATGTCGCCGTTCGCTAGCCGACTTCTACCGTTTTCGGTCTCAAGCCAAACGGGTTGATGAACTTATCAAATCTAAGCAACTGGACGAAGCAAATGTTTCAGGAGCTTTAATCACTGTTGAGAAAACGATTGCCGATACAAACATTAAAGAATTAAATCCAACGATCGTCGAGACTGAAATAGCGCAATCTAGAGTAGGAATAAATCTTAATGTCGATAGAACTGTTAGAATAAGTACGGATTCAACAAGCACCAATAATGTATTGTCTCGGCCGCATTCCTATCGGAAGCGAAATTTTAGTCTTCTATGTACGTCAAAGCCTTCAGTGATGGCCATAAAGCGCCCTCGTTTGAAACCGATGATTCCGATCTTATCGAGTGGCGATAGCAATGCCAAGTACAAGTGTCGGTACTGCCCGAAATCATTCAAAACGGAGACTGGTTTGACGGAGCATTCACGTCAGCACTACAGACCTCATCAATGTCCAAACTGTCTGGAACAATTCCAGCATGCTCCATCACTAGCCCGGCATGTGCGTAATAGGACCTGTTTTACTTTTACCAAGTATCGCTGTCGCGTTTGTACAGAGAGCTTCCTGGAGCAGGCCCACTGGGCTGAACATATCAAGATCCACGCGAGTGAATATCCCCATCAATGCCAGGAGTGTTTGTCACAGTTTAAGCACAAGGCCACGTTGCGCCGCCACGTCAATACGGTCCACTTGCTGCAGTACTAGACGAGGGCAATCACAATACatatttgaatgagaaaagtgcGTTAAGAACTGCGTTATCATAAGATCGGTTTCCTCACTTTAGAACTTTGCAAATCATCAACCGTACTTTAAAAGATTTGTAAACCGAGTTTTAGTAAGAATTATGTTCTGAACATCAAAACGTCACtatatatttttaaaggttCAGAAAACCTAGATTTAccgaatttctgaaaatttcagaGAAATTAATTATGACTTCCTAGTTCCTTAGGGCAACTTTAGTTTCTACGTTGATGACGTTTTGAATATTGACGTTTGTCACTGATCAGATAAATTACTTACATATTCCCttgtagaagatttttttaactcgAGCTCAAATATACCTCTCCCAAATTCCTAGGTAAACATTGATTAGCTCAATTTTTAGTCACGAAACGTATTTGCAATGCTTAATTTATTCGATGtagattttttattcgaaacaaGGTCTTTTAGATAATTGTATAAAACTAAGTAATATATGTAGACCAAATGCGACcatttgtgataaaaaaaaacctgaacttATCTAAGGTAGATTGTTTAGCCTAATTTTATATCACAATCCTTATAGCTTACTTCTTATGGTTataaatatccaaaattcaTTGCCTGTCACTTGATGGGAAATGATTTCGAAAAAAGCATTAAGAGGCTCTCCCACGAGAGCAACGCAGAAAACAAGAAGTGTTCAAATAGTTAACAGCACCTCTTTTCAGcggttttcaaattatttcgatTTATGCAGCCCAGTTGATGAGGTGTATAACAGTGTGAGTGGGAGTGTAAAGTACTTAAAAAAGCTTCACgctgaagaattttaaaaatatgtataaaaggaGTAATGTGTCTTCCTGAAGGCAATTTCAAGATTACcatgtttttaaagaattatTCAGTATAAAGTATCGAGTCGACATTTCTGAGATCTCCGACGAATGTCAGAATCAGAACAATGTGTTGGTGTAGATTTATATATTGtcaatataattttaataatgaaacggGACATTGTTCggcataagaaaaaaacaaattaagttcTATCAAAAAAGTGCATCAAACAAACACGTCGGCGTGAGCTTTATTCTTGACTTCATATATTCTAGTTTCTATTATGACATCGAAAGCATAGCAGAGTTATGGTTCTGCGTACTGTTACACTAATGTAGTGTTTTTTAGTGGCATTGCTCGTTCGTTTGTGATgattgattacaattgtgtttGACATCTTTCCGATGAGACGTTTCTATTTTTCAATGCATTGCTGCCTGATTTATTTAGAATCGAACCTATGTATAATGAAATTTGAACGAGCATGTTGTTGTTAACGCTCCTCACTTAcgatttaaactttattttatgtttttgtaatttttcatttctgtggGTACGATTTCTTAGATATTTGCTTACTCGAGTAGAAAACTATTATAGAATGGAAAATACGATTATTCATAATAGCTGCTCGAAAAGTGAGGTTCACAGTAAAGCAGGGTTATAGTAGATTTCTGGCCAGCCAGAATATTGTATTTGTGTTTGGATAAAAACTCTGCTATAGAAACATCAAGTTGTTAAGCTTTACTCATCAGGTACTTCGTAACTCTTTGTGTTACAAGAGGGAAGAAGTCCAGTTTTATTGTTTCTACTACACCGCACCTTAATTGATAggttttcgaaaatcattttaataaaaagctaaagcgctaCAGGAAAATAcagctaaaaaaatataatctttaAATTAATCAGGgagtaaaaaatattgtttgtgcTTTAAAAACCTAAGCCTATTTTTCCTATTCATAACATAAATGAAACGTTCTGATGTTAAAAAGACATAAAATAAATCGAGCTATGGTGTTGTACTACACGAAAAAGTCTAACGCACAATCCTATGGACAATAAACTAATATTCGAacttattcgaattaaaatcggGGAAAAAAATGCTAGGGTTGGACTTTAACCTTACATAAAAGGGGATTTTCAGTTGCCGTCCATACTGGCAGTACTGTCGCACGAGTTGCTGCTCGAACTAAACAGGTCCGGAACATCTGGCAAGAAGCGGTTATAGCTGGCCGATCTATTGCGTGTGGTTTTCTGTTGCAGGTTCACCGTAGACGCCCTGGATCCGAAAGAAACGCCTGATCTTGGCAAAATGTTCGGCAAATCCAACACGCTCGACAGAATATAGTCCGGCCGGTACTGTTCCTCGATGTCGGCTAGTGAGCGATCGTGCCCTAAGTGCAGGTCTGCGGGCAGGGGAAGCCACACGGTTGCGCCAAGTTTCGATTCAATGCCACCCTGTATTAGATTTGCAGATTTGCGATTCCGTGATGTTGAGTAAGCATAAAATGAGAGAAGGAAAAATACGAACACAGACGAAGCGACGAAGAACACAGCGGGATTAGAATTTGTATGATGATTTTAAGTAGTTTACATGGCGAATGTGGTTAGAATTTTGCTCCTTGAATAAAAGGATTTTGAAAGAAGAAAATTGCACAGGAATACCAGTTGGCTTTTTCTTCATCCAACAGCGTTTACATAAGTAAACAAACGGTGTCAAATTCTGCACATTGATCAACCCATTGTTCTAATGTGAAAAACACTTTACTCAAGAGTACTCAAGAATCAAGTCATGTTggaattatttctttttgaacaTGAAAATGCGCAGAGTTTGGGACTGTGCAGAATTAGGAATATGGTACTTTTGTGAAGCCTCGTTTGAGCCTTCGTTTACATCACAGTAACGATAATTTTCTATGTTAACCATTGCCTTTGGAATGAAGCACGTGGTTTTGTATGATGAAACGAAGTTCGTTGATTTCCTTATGATTGAAATGGCCATTAAATTCGATAAAGTTAGTATAAACAAAAGTGCTATATTcatatatgataaaaaaaaatcttgaggaCGCTTAAGCCAGCCAGTACTATTCCAGTGCAACTTCTCTACAACGTTACCAAATAGCGAAATTCGTTTCAGATTCTAGGAAAACTAAATGTATTGTGATTTCGCTAGGCGGAACTTACCACCGACGAATAGGATCCCTTCTGTTTATTGACCACCGACGCTCGGGTTTCAGCGTGCAGAATGCAATCGCATCATGGCAGGATCCACCCACAACAGGCCAAGCATAGTGTGGCTTTGTTGGCATTCTACTTGCTCTTGTGACTTTTGTGACAACAAGCTTTTGTGGTTCTGGGATGTGTTCGATTTAGATGGATTGTGTTTCATGCATCACACGTACACGTATCGCATACAGACATACAAATAGACTCACGCAAAGCACAAGCACACGTGATCGACCATTCGCGCACCGGGTACATACATACGCAAGGACGAATTTCCACTCACCTGAACATCGGTTTCCAGCTTGTCACCAATCATGACGCATTCCTCGGGCTGCACATTTAAGTAGTGGCACGCGGCGTAGAAAATGTTCCGATTCGGTTTGGCCCACGGTAAATCTGAGGAAACTAGAATGCAATCGAAAAAATGTTCCAAACCtagtttgtcgattttttcccACTGAGCTGCCGAGGGGCCGTTGGTGATGATGCCCAGGTTATATCGAAGGTGAAGACTCTGAAGCATGCTGATAATGTTCGATCCCGGTGACTGATAGCGGATGCGATACTCCAACCAGCGGGGGTAGATTTCCGGTGCGAGGTGCTTACAATCGACAGGAAGAGCGTCTTCCCAAAGTTGGATGCGCCATTGGGCTAACGGAAATTCTGGATTGTCCGGACAGCGCCTCAGCAACGATAGAAAGGTCGTACTGGCTTCAATTGCCAAATCACGTGATAAATCGTGCTCGTTTTGAAGCAAATCCGCGATCtgtaattaaaaatacgttaaaatacatattaggaaaaaaaacagatttaaaaagtCTAACGGCCAACATTCGCTCCAGATAACGCAATTCAAAACCGGAGTCACTTTCCTATATGCAACCTGCTGAAGTAGTAACAGTTTCAGAGAAAGTTAAAAATAGCCAACAACCACATTTCGAACCAAACGACTATGTGGAAAAAACTGTGTAAACAAAAAGGCGGATAACTGGCAGACGACCATCATTCATGCCAACCAACCCGGAATATTTCGAAATGCGTATCAACGACCGACATACAGCGCATTTCCTTGACTCCGTCGACTGCCAGAATGTGGCACAATAAGTCTCTAAactgttccattttttttccttaccaAACGATGTGAGTTGAGATCTAAACGTGAGGTCATTCTGTCATTGTTTCATGGTAGAAAATTTACCAAGGGTTAGTTACGGGACGATCCGGATGTAGTATCCAAGTTTCGACCACATTTGGGAACAAAGTCGACAATTGATTGAGTAAGAGAGCTGTGCTCATATTTGTACAAAGTTGATATGAATCTTTTGAAGTGATCACAAACGTATCCACACGTTTTTTTCTATTGCTCCTGTCAGTTGCTAAAAATCCTCTAATTAAACAtgtataactttttaaaaataataatttattggTTGTTTTCACACCAGATTCCTTACTTCCCTACAGATTCCTCGACATGATCAATTATCGATGTTGAGTATCCGAAGCATTGGAAAGCTTCCGAGCAGACTCTTAGtgcaaaatgataccaaattttgctatcaatgaaatgaatgaaatattcaattcagcaaaatgataggaaaattttcaaacataaataaCAAAGTAATGTCTCTCTTTGCTTGTACTAAAGTCTTTTATTTAAAccttttgaaattcatctgatTATGTTTCTCATTCCTTGGCTGAATTTCCAAGCAATGTCGATCAAagctaaaaaataatgaaagtaATCAATGACGTTTGTTCTACGTTATTGCTTGTAACATTTCTATAaatattaatgatttatttggCTTGGCGTCAACCCTTGATAGgttgaaaacaagtttttttttctccttcttgAAAATCGTGTCCCCGAATTATTTCCATCCGTGGGCGTGTAGCGCTATAAATACCGAGATCATTCCATCTATGATTAAGAGCGAGGAATCTAAAAAGTAAAAGCGTTTGCAAAAAACTTCCGAATATCctaatcaacattttaaatgACGATGTGCTCATATTTCGTGGTCGCGTGGATTAAAAATCTAATTACCAAGAGAGAATCATTgtaatttcgaaaaaacttttcatatttataaaacctctttaaaaatgattattttgagaaagtactactcaaagccatttcatgaaaaaatattagatATAAGGAATTTataggaaaaatctgaaatttcagcATTACGGTAAAACAAAGATTGGAAGACCGTTTGGTATACCTCACTCAGTCAAAGGTGATCGTTTTTCCATTTACATGAACCCTTTGGCTTAAAGCGATGTATAAAAACGGTTCAACTTTTAAACACCATTTCTAGTAGACAAAAGTAAcgttgcataaatttatatatttaaaatgttcgctaaaagttatcatttatatttttaaatcaaatcatattatgttttaaaattcaatttacagaacgagttattttataaaacattgaagGGTCATATTCAATACGGGACACGGATAAAAGGGTTTAAAAACATTGAGGAAACAGAGAAAAATATCTATTCGTTCATTGACATTTTCCCATTATTttgttgttcgaaaaatatgctCGGCGATCTTGGTCGGggcaggtgatttttttctcagtttgccCAAGAACGAACCTCACTTCAACTCGGAGGATCGAAAGACGGAACACGTGTTGTGATATAAATAATTCGGCGTAGTGTGTAGTGACTAAAACGTTTCTCGGCATCGTTTGTTTTTCACCGTCGTTGCATTCGCAAAAAGATAATAACAAATTACATAATGattaaggaaataaaaaaaatgaaatgctgTTATGTGcattcgatttaaaattttattttatcattcgAAAATCAAATTCCTATTTCATGGAGAGCTGTtgtcttccaaaaataaattgggAAATTGCTTTTCTTGAATAAACACAAATTTGCGTCGTGCCAAATAAGCTACAAATTTGTGAGCTGCTCTAACCGCTCGGAACTAATGGCTAACATGCTTATGAAGCATTACTTTAAGATAGGGATCCCCCAGAA
Encoded here:
- the LOC129760008 gene encoding electron transfer flavoprotein regulatory factor 1, whose protein sequence is MSSSRTRVLDLYKRLQYLGRDYPGGPDKFRQKCYNAFKRQSGETDPAKIEKAIGLGEYVVKEIEALYSLRKYRAMKKRYYDN
- the LOC129760004 gene encoding zinc finger protein 184-like, producing the protein MLQNGALIELEKLELPTERIAFCRLCLARDNLVQLVPSAVTENSVNCSASADDGENDVGQDDDTRNVLPKKTTQLIELVFECTNIRLSPEDEPGCSICGGCRRSLADFYRFRSQAKRVDELIKSKQLDEANVSGALITVEKTIADTNIKELNPTIVETEIAQSRVGINLNVDRTVRISTDSTSTNNVLSRPHSYRKRNFSLLCTSKPSVMAIKRPRLKPMIPILSSGDSNAKYKCRYCPKSFKTETGLTEHSRQHYRPHQCPNCLEQFQHAPSLARHVRNRTCFTFTKYRCRVCTESFLEQAHWAEHIKIHASEYPHQCQECLSQFKHKATLRRHVNTVHLLQY
- the LOC129759997 gene encoding N-acylneuraminate-9-phosphatase-like → MATERCDIIAKPITTIFFDLDNTLIPTRKGDAKACSKIADLLQNEHDLSRDLAIEASTTFLSLLRRCPDNPEFPLAQWRIQLWEDALPVDCKHLAPEIYPRWLEYRIRYQSPGSNIISMLQSLHLRYNLGIITNGPSAAQWEKIDKLGLEHFFDCILVSSDLPWAKPNRNIFYAACHYLNVQPEECVMIGDKLETDVQGGIESKLGATVWLPLPADLHLGHDRSLADIEEQYRPDYILSSVLDLPNILPRSGVSFGSRASTVNLQQKTTRNRSASYNRFLPDVPDLFSSSSNSCDSTASMDGN